In Georgenia sp. TF02-10, the sequence TGGGTGGCCTCGGCGTGCTCGTCAACGTCGCGGGCACCGGCCACACCGACCGCGTCGTCGACCTGCCCTACGAGCGCTGGCGGCAGGTGCTCGCCACCGACCTCGACGGCCCGTTCCTCTGCGCCCAGCGCGCCGCCCGGATCATGATCGCCGGCGGCCACCCCGGCCGGATCGTCAACGTCACCAGCGTCCACGAGCACCTGCCGCGGCTCGGCACCGCCGCCTACTGCAGCGCGAAGGCGGGGCTCGGCATGCTGACGAAGGTGCTGGCCCTCGAGCTGGCCGAGCACGGCATCACCGTCAACGCGGTCGCGCCCGGCGAGATCGCCACGCCGATGACCGGGATCGCCGAGGAGGACGCCTACCGCGAGGAGCGGCCGGGCAACCCGGTCGGCCACGTCGGGCACGTCAACGAGGTTGCGTCGGTGATCGGGTTCCTGGTGTCGCCGCGGGCGTCGTACGTCACGGGCGCGTCGTACGTCGTCGACGGCGGGCTCTCCCTGATGGCCGCCCACGGCCACGACTCCGCTACGGGGTGGCGGAGCCTGTCCTGACGTCCGGCTCGAGCACCGCTCCCGGGCCGTCCGCGACGGTCTCGGAGCGGTCGGTGACGGCGGCGGCGAGCGCCACCTTGCCGAGGGCGTCGTAGAGCCGGTCGGGCAGCACCGTGCAGCCGATCCGCGCGGCGAGGTGGAACGCGCGCGGCAGCGGATCTCCGAACGGGCGACGCCGGCGGCCGTCGAGGAAGTCGAGGACGTCGCGGGCGACCGTCGCCACGTCGCTCGCCGGCGGCGGCGGCCGCAGCGGGTGGCCGACGTAGTTGGCCGCGCGCTGGTAGATCGGGGTGTCGACGCCGGCGGGCGCGGCGTAGCCGACCCGGATGCCCGGCAGGTCGCGGTTCTCCGCCTGGAGGACGCGGACCAGGGCGCGGACGCCCCACTTGCTCACGACGTACGGCGCGGCGTACGGAGAGACGATGTGGCCGAGCAGCGAGCCGAAGAGGACCAGGGAGCCCTCGCCCCGCGCGCGCAGCACCGGGAGAGTGGCCCGGGCGACGTTCGCCGAGCCGAGCAGGTTGGTGCGCACCACCCGCTCGAACACCTCGGCCGGCACGTCGGTCAGCCGCCCGAACGCGAACACGCCGGCGGCGTTGACGACGGCGTCGAGGCGGCCGTGGCGGCCGACGACGTCGGACACCGCGGCCGCGACCGCCTCGTGGTCACCGACGTCGCACGGCAGCACCTGCGCCGAGGCGGCGCCGGCGTCCACGCAGCGCGCCGCGGCCTCCTCGAGGCCGCTGCGGCCGCGGGCCAGGAGCTGCACGTGCGCGCCCCGCTCCGCCGCCATCCGGGCGACCTCGAGGCCGATGCCGCTGGAGGCACCGGTGACCAGCACGACGTCGTCGGAGGAGATCACTCGTCCGCGGTACCCACGCCCGGACCGGGCACACGAGCGCCGAGCGCGCGAGCCCGGCGTACGGCGGGGCGCGGCTCGTATGCCGCGTCCGTGGGCGGGGTACCGGCCCGGGGCCACGACCCGATCGAGGAGGCCCTGCATGCAGCCGTCGGAGCGCGCCGACCGATGAGCGTCCACCGCCGCACCGTCCACGCCAGCGTCGACCGCGTCTGGAGCGTCCTCGCCGACGGCTGGCTCTACCCGCTGTTCGTGGTGGGGGCCTCCCGGATGCGCGACGTCGACCCCAGCTGGCCCGCCCCGGGCAGCGCCCTGCACCACTCCGTCGGCAGCTGGCCGCTGCTCATCGACGACAGCACCTCCGTCGTCGAGAGCGACCCGCCGACCCGGATCCGGCTGCGGGCCCGTGCCTGGCCGGCGGGTGAGGCGGACGTGACCTTCCACCTGCAGCCGCGCGGGGTGGACACCGAGGTGGTCATCGAGGAGGACGCCGCCTCCGGGCCGGCGGTCCTCGTCCCGCGCCCGCTGCGGGCCCCGCTGCTCGACTGGCGCAACAGCGAGACGCTGCGGCGCCTGGCCTACGTCGTGGAGGGTCGCACCGACTGATGTCCGTGACGCCGGACGCCGTCGTCGTCGGCGCGGGGCCCAACGGCCTGGTGGCCGCCAACTGGCTGGCCGACCAGGGCTGGTCGGTGCTCGTGCTCGAGGCGCAGCCGGAGGTCGGCGGCGCGGTGCGCAGCGACCGCGAGCTCGACCCGGCGTTCGTCCACGACACGTTCAGCGCGTTCTACCCGCTCGGGGCGGCGTCGCCGGCGCTGCGGGCGCTCGAGCTGGAGCGGCACGGGCTGCGGTGGCGGCACGCCCCGGCGGTGGTGGGGCACCGGTGGCGCGAGGGCTGGGCGCTGCTCCACCGCGACCGCGACCGCACGGCCGCCGGCCTGGAGGCCGCCCACCCGGGCGACGGGGAGGCGTGGCTCGAGCTCGTGCGCTCGTGGGACGCCTACGGCGGCCGGGTCACCGACGCCCTGATGTCGCCGTTCCCGCCGGTGCGCGCCGGCGTCCGGGCCCTGCCCGGGGTGGCCCGGACCGGCGGGCTCGACCTCGTGCGCACGCTGCTCGGCCCGGTGCTCGACCTCGGGCGCGAGCGGTTCGGGGGCGAGGGCCCGCGGCTGCTGCTCGCCGGCAACGCGGCGCACTCCGACATCCCGCTGGGCTCGCCCGGGTCGGCGCTGCTCGGGCTGATGCTGACGATGCTCGGCCAGACGGTCGGCTTCCCCGTGCCCGAGGGCGGGGCCGGGCGGCTGAGCGAGGCGCTCGCCCGCCGCCTCCGCGAGCGGGGCGGCGAGATCCGTTGCGGCTGCGAGGTCGTGGGGATCGACGTGACCGACGGACGCGCCAGCGGGGTGCGGACCGCGGACGGCGAGCGGGTCGCCGTACGCCGCGCCGTGCTGGCCGACGTGGCGGCGCCGGCGCTCTTCGGGCGGCTGCTGGCCCCGTCGGACGTGCCGCGGCGGGTGCGCCAGGAGATGCGTCGCTTCCGGGCCGACCCCGGCACCGTGAAGGTCGACTGGGCGCTCTCAGGACCGGTCCCGTGGTCGGACCC encodes:
- a CDS encoding SDR family oxidoreductase yields the protein MISSDDVVLVTGASSGIGLEVARMAAERGAHVQLLARGRSGLEEAAARCVDAGAASAQVLPCDVGDHEAVAAAVSDVVGRHGRLDAVVNAAGVFAFGRLTDVPAEVFERVVRTNLLGSANVARATLPVLRARGEGSLVLFGSLLGHIVSPYAAPYVVSKWGVRALVRVLQAENRDLPGIRVGYAAPAGVDTPIYQRAANYVGHPLRPPPPASDVATVARDVLDFLDGRRRRPFGDPLPRAFHLAARIGCTVLPDRLYDALGKVALAAAVTDRSETVADGPGAVLEPDVRTGSATP
- a CDS encoding NAD(P)/FAD-dependent oxidoreductase; this encodes MSVTPDAVVVGAGPNGLVAANWLADQGWSVLVLEAQPEVGGAVRSDRELDPAFVHDTFSAFYPLGAASPALRALELERHGLRWRHAPAVVGHRWREGWALLHRDRDRTAAGLEAAHPGDGEAWLELVRSWDAYGGRVTDALMSPFPPVRAGVRALPGVARTGGLDLVRTLLGPVLDLGRERFGGEGPRLLLAGNAAHSDIPLGSPGSALLGLMLTMLGQTVGFPVPEGGAGRLSEALARRLRERGGEIRCGCEVVGIDVTDGRASGVRTADGERVAVRRAVLADVAAPALFGRLLAPSDVPRRVRQEMRRFRADPGTVKVDWALSGPVPWSDPPAAPPGTVHLADSVAELNRAQDQLNAGVIPDRPFVLVGQMSTTDPSRSTVGTESMWAYTHVPQPEALVEDAGGTVAGRWDHDDLERFADRVQERIERQAPGFGSLVTARRVLGPVELEARDANLVGGAVNGGTAQLQQQLVFRPVPALRGRPETGIRGLYLASASAHPGGGVHGACGRNAARAALFHARVHETVATGKSLLRRR
- a CDS encoding SRPBCC family protein — translated: MSVHRRTVHASVDRVWSVLADGWLYPLFVVGASRMRDVDPSWPAPGSALHHSVGSWPLLIDDSTSVVESDPPTRIRLRARAWPAGEADVTFHLQPRGVDTEVVIEEDAASGPAVLVPRPLRAPLLDWRNSETLRRLAYVVEGRTD
- a CDS encoding SDR family oxidoreductase yields the protein MTGHHPRQAVVTGSDSGIGAATALLLAAEGYDVGLTCHEDTAGVRATAAAVEERGQRAVVEVFDASRPDAGATVDRLAEQLGGLGVLVNVAGTGHTDRVVDLPYERWRQVLATDLDGPFLCAQRAARIMIAGGHPGRIVNVTSVHEHLPRLGTAAYCSAKAGLGMLTKVLALELAEHGITVNAVAPGEIATPMTGIAEEDAYREERPGNPVGHVGHVNEVASVIGFLVSPRASYVTGASYVVDGGLSLMAAHGHDSATGWRSLS